The Engystomops pustulosus chromosome 7, aEngPut4.maternal, whole genome shotgun sequence DNA window ggttacatttgtatttgtataATGCTTTCATTCGGTATTGAAACATAAGTAGTGGACATGATATGTATATTAATATCATTAGTAATATTAGCTTTTGTTGagtttttggtttttgtttccaGTAACAGTATGAAAATTAAAAGGGTTGTtcacttccagcaaataattgatattgtttgtgtaatgaaaagttataacattttccaatacactttctataTCACTTCTTCAAAGTTTCCAAGATCTTCCAAGAAGCTAaattgttacttccagtggataaatgtGATTATGCCCCAAgaatccctggtttatcttgattaATTTTGATAGTCGATTTCTTttcataaagtatattacaacatTTGCTTTTATTGTCTGCACAATTAAtttctgaaatttaaaaaaaaatcccttcacACATTTTAAATAGTATGGTTACATTTCAATATCAAGTCTGTTTTCAGTATGTAGAGAGCCCCTTTAGGTCAGAATTTTACTAgccagaatattgccatgtgaaTGGAGCCATAGGCTGTGCATTGCAACTTTGCTTGTGCGTGGAACTGATTATTATAATCTAATAATAGATATTATAACCTACAAGTAAGTAAATAACCAGTCACAAAAGAAGATAACCATGAAACTTCTGCACTAAAACTCAAATCTTCTTTGTTGTTTAGAGTCAGCACAATAAGAGTCTTAAAGTGAAACAATACAATGTACAAACGTATGGCTTTTTATTTAAATGAGATTATTCATCAGCATTATTAAATTACACAGCGCCCATCTCTGATGAATTCCTAATTTATACCATCAGATGTCACCTGATGTCCCTTCCTGTAATGAGGGATGCATGGCTTGGCTCCACATAATATTGGCTTGTCCTATAAATTTACACAAGCTTTCTACTTCCCTGTATAGAAATACTTGTACGTCTCCTCTGATACTAAGCTGTCTGTGTCATTGAAAGTGTCACTTTCCCCTGATTGGTTGGCATCTTGTAGCCGCATGAGGCGACTGTGGAGTCTTTCCTGATCTCGCTTTAGCTCAGAGTATGAGCGCGAGAATGTATGGAAGATAGATGTTGCAGGGAATGCCATGATTAAAATACCACTTAAGATGCTACTCAACGCTACCACCTGACCCGGGATACTTCTGGGAACCATGTCACCATAGCCCACTGTGGTCATAGAGATGATGGCCCACCAGTAGGATGCAGGGACACTGGTAAACTCCTGGCAACGGCCCATTTCATTTTCCGCAAGGTGTACAAGAGGAGCAAAGAGTGTGACAGCCACACATAGGAAGAGCAGGAGGAGTCCAAACTCCCGGGTGCACCGCCTCACTGTGAGGCCCAATGTTTGCAGGCCCAGCGAGTGTCTGGCAAGACGCATGACATACAATATTCTCAAGGCACGTAAGACCCGCAGCACAAGCCCAATCTTCTCCAAGTAAGAGTTGCTCCCAGGCTTATCAAGAGTTTTTTGCTCGTCCTCCACGATAAGAGAAACATAATATGGCAGGATGGCTAATACATCAATGATGTTAAGCGGACCCTTGAAGAACTGACATTTGCTCTTAGCTTGGACAAATCTCAATAGGAATTCAATAGAGAACCAAGCCACACAGACTGTCTCTATTATAAAGATGTTGTAGCATTTCTGAGAACATTCACCctggaagaagaaagaaaaaaggtaattaaattaattaaagggaatctgcagtttctagtattattattagagatgagcgaacactaaaatgctcgggtactcgttattcgagacgaacttttcccgatgctcgagtgctcgtctcgaataacgaaccccattgaagtcaatgggagactcgagcatttttcaaggggaccaaggctctgcacagggaagcttggccaaacacctgggaacctcagaaaaggatggaaacaccacggaaatggacaggaaacagcaggggcagcatgcatggatgcctctgaggctgcctaatcgcaccattatgccaaaattatgggcaacagcatggccatgacagagtgacagaatgaagctagatagcatctaaaacatccaataattgaccctgacactataggggacggcatgcagaggcagcggcagcagcggcaggctagagagtggcatggcgacataccctaaatggactcaggcttcaaaccaatgggtggcagagaggaaccaaaggaggtgagcaagaagcgctc harbors:
- the KCNG4 gene encoding voltage-gated potassium channel regulatory subunit KCNG4, with translation MPIISGGSEHDYSNLSYTSSSTLNHFYPIVVESQTIKGVKYHRAKRIYDPDDVYTVDFKREIIINVGGIRYLMPWSTLDEFPMTRLGKLRFCSSYDEIIQICDDFDEDTNEFFFDRNPCAFSMIVSFLAAGKLRLLREMCALSFQDELMYWGIEESNLERCCLRKLFQKLEDLAEIKKEEEAQRTRETICVLEDHSKMGHFMNKLRDMVENPQSGLPGKVFACLSILFVATTAINLCISTMPDLRAEEDRGECSQKCYNIFIIETVCVAWFSIEFLLRFVQAKSKCQFFKGPLNIIDVLAILPYYVSLIVEDEQKTLDKPGSNSYLEKIGLVLRVLRALRILYVMRLARHSLGLQTLGLTVRRCTREFGLLLLFLCVAVTLFAPLVHLAENEMGRCQEFTSVPASYWWAIISMTTVGYGDMVPRSIPGQVVALSSILSGILIMAFPATSIFHTFSRSYSELKRDQERLHSRLMRLQDANQSGESDTFNDTDSLVSEETYKYFYTGK